One window from the genome of Pseudobacteriovorax antillogorgiicola encodes:
- a CDS encoding YjgN family protein, producing MHETHANAVVREDTTPPSMQQSNFKYHGTGSELGLLILKNVFLTLITIGLYYPWGKTALRKYLWSHTSLDGHRFQFTGTGKEIFIGYLKVLGVYVSFVILNVATRSHTMLNGIIGFGFFLLFLWALPYLAFGSHRYVMSRTKLRGVSFRVDASQQKSIIRLFYKNFLFSVLSLGLYIPVLQFQLAQGLIRATRYGDKPFHQDGKAKDEWIISITNILGMIFTAYLYTPWAIVRKLRYRLRHVRIDDARLETSITGLGLLGVMLLSLLGTILTLGVAAPWIKTFINAYFLKHISLVGNINYDETMMVKSSGGDASGDAGSDVFDVDMGVF from the coding sequence ATGCACGAGACTCATGCTAATGCAGTTGTTAGAGAAGACACAACACCACCATCCATGCAACAGTCGAATTTTAAGTATCATGGCACAGGATCAGAACTTGGTCTTCTGATTTTAAAGAACGTATTTCTAACCCTAATCACCATCGGCTTGTATTATCCTTGGGGCAAAACAGCGCTTCGTAAATACCTATGGTCTCATACATCCCTTGATGGTCACAGATTTCAATTCACCGGTACGGGAAAGGAAATCTTTATTGGTTACCTGAAGGTTCTTGGGGTTTACGTCTCGTTCGTGATCCTGAACGTCGCGACACGGTCTCACACCATGCTCAATGGCATCATCGGTTTTGGTTTCTTTCTATTATTTCTTTGGGCCTTGCCTTACCTAGCGTTTGGCTCTCATCGCTATGTTATGAGTCGTACCAAGCTGCGGGGAGTGTCCTTCCGGGTGGATGCTTCACAACAGAAAAGTATTATCCGATTGTTTTATAAGAACTTCCTCTTTAGCGTCTTGAGCCTGGGGCTCTACATCCCTGTGTTGCAATTCCAACTCGCACAGGGCTTAATCCGAGCGACACGTTATGGGGACAAACCTTTCCATCAAGATGGTAAGGCCAAAGACGAATGGATAATCTCCATCACTAATATCCTAGGTATGATATTCACCGCGTATCTCTACACGCCATGGGCGATAGTTAGAAAGCTAAGATATCGATTACGACATGTTCGCATTGATGATGCACGATTAGAAACTTCAATAACGGGCTTGGGCCTCCTTGGTGTCATGCTGCTTTCTCTACTAGGTACTATTCTAACCCTTGGAGTTGCTGCACCATGGATCAAAACTTTTATCAATGCCTACTTCCTGAAACATATCTCTTTAGTCGGAAATATTAATTACGACGAGACCATGATGGTCAAATCATCTGGAGGCGATGCCTCTGGTGATGCAGGCTCGGATGTTTTTGATGTTGATATGGGAGTATTTTAA
- a CDS encoding M48 family metallopeptidase, which produces MQDLFRTRLQGEFFDGKTAKAHQVSLRFEPESLHMLHQESGHRYYKSDLAIEDLGEDTVRIDLLNQDGQFLIVRHSILVKQLQELGYLGTYKAKGKRAWLMFLGLSSASLIALLLFYQALTPLSYWTATQVPFEIEQQIFDDFVMRAIEDSYCEDPEALKSLETLKNRLLLAGSDRTWQQQIKVSIVNWDMVNAFALPGGRIVVTKGLLDSPKEQVAGVMAHEIGHLKKRHVLGEYIRGTALSGTLSILIGDYTGGLVIDPTMISNLVQNKFSREAEAEADHVALSLLDESGFDHRPMAQFFRSLEDEMGGEEAWYDKVLKFISTHPSHQERIAYIDSYQRQHPVDASVWDFHWQAFDESSCSD; this is translated from the coding sequence TTGCAAGATCTATTTAGAACGAGACTGCAAGGGGAATTTTTCGATGGCAAAACGGCGAAGGCTCATCAGGTGAGCCTTCGTTTTGAGCCTGAAAGCCTGCACATGCTGCATCAAGAATCAGGCCACCGCTACTATAAGTCGGACTTAGCAATCGAAGATCTCGGTGAGGATACCGTGCGAATCGATCTCTTAAATCAAGATGGTCAGTTCTTAATCGTACGGCATTCAATACTAGTCAAACAGCTTCAAGAGCTGGGTTATTTAGGAACCTATAAGGCAAAGGGCAAAAGAGCGTGGCTCATGTTCTTGGGCCTTAGTTCAGCGAGTTTGATCGCCTTGCTACTTTTTTATCAGGCCTTGACGCCCCTGTCTTATTGGACAGCGACCCAGGTTCCATTTGAAATCGAACAGCAGATCTTTGATGATTTTGTGATGCGAGCTATAGAAGATAGCTATTGCGAAGACCCTGAAGCCTTAAAAAGCCTTGAGACCCTTAAAAATCGGCTTTTACTAGCTGGAAGTGACCGAACTTGGCAGCAGCAGATAAAAGTCTCCATTGTAAACTGGGACATGGTCAATGCTTTTGCTCTTCCTGGTGGCAGGATAGTAGTTACAAAGGGTTTATTGGATAGCCCGAAGGAGCAAGTTGCAGGGGTCATGGCTCATGAAATTGGCCACCTTAAAAAGAGGCATGTACTTGGAGAATATATTCGGGGTACAGCGCTTTCAGGAACTCTCAGTATCCTTATTGGGGACTACACTGGAGGGCTAGTAATCGACCCTACGATGATTAGCAATCTTGTTCAGAATAAGTTCTCTCGCGAAGCAGAAGCCGAGGCGGATCATGTCGCACTTAGCTTGTTGGATGAATCTGGTTTTGATCATCGTCCCATGGCTCAGTTTTTTAGAAGTTTGGAAGATGAGATGGGAGGCGAGGAAGCTTGGTATGATAAAGTTTTGAAATTTATCTCAACCCATCCAAGTCATCAGGAGAGGATTGCTTATATTGATTCGTATCAGCGTCAACACCCTGTAGATGCAAGTGTGTGGGATTTTCATTGGCAAGCGTTCGATGAATCCAGTTGCAGCGATTAA
- a CDS encoding response regulator, with translation MSLAEDYLQFQKELIDTFLAESSEHLEAVEQQLNQWKINQSDDAISDIFRRVHSMKGGSATCGFMSFSESIHLFEDVLKGIAEGNIAYTENLVDDVFQCFDHLTDAVQELLDNGESQSDLNIPPIISKYAPVKSGEAPKQEESPPLAVEQDESEGGLRDQLETFDRPPCVLLCEDDDGFSSMIERILKKEGLKTVLAPSGEAGLDMFKQGGIDFVITDYHLGGITGIDLLENIRNLNPTVPVMVISGQAGINDLAREMLRHDACYFISKPVSVNVLRLGVRQAIKFYYTQKTLEDVCAENFRTFIGCRKLAFGNLEQEKKRQVETDVEASMNRFVRLIERVRKVLSWSR, from the coding sequence ATGAGTTTAGCGGAAGACTATCTACAATTTCAAAAAGAACTCATCGATACCTTTTTGGCTGAATCCTCCGAGCATCTTGAGGCCGTTGAGCAGCAATTGAATCAATGGAAAATCAATCAATCGGATGATGCAATTAGTGACATATTCAGGCGAGTCCATTCTATGAAGGGTGGTTCAGCCACGTGTGGCTTTATGAGCTTCTCAGAGTCCATTCACCTGTTTGAAGATGTGTTAAAAGGTATTGCAGAAGGGAATATTGCCTACACCGAGAACCTAGTCGACGATGTTTTCCAGTGTTTTGACCATCTAACCGATGCTGTGCAGGAGCTTCTTGACAATGGTGAAAGCCAGAGTGATCTTAACATTCCACCAATAATATCAAAGTATGCCCCCGTCAAGTCAGGTGAAGCTCCCAAGCAAGAGGAGTCACCACCACTAGCAGTGGAACAAGACGAGTCAGAAGGGGGGCTGCGGGATCAACTTGAAACATTCGATCGCCCGCCTTGCGTTCTTCTTTGTGAAGATGACGATGGGTTCAGTTCCATGATCGAACGAATTCTGAAGAAAGAAGGCTTGAAAACGGTTCTTGCGCCCTCTGGGGAGGCTGGTTTAGACATGTTTAAGCAGGGAGGTATAGACTTTGTCATCACCGACTATCATCTTGGTGGTATCACCGGTATCGACTTGCTAGAGAACATTCGTAATTTAAACCCGACAGTCCCTGTTATGGTTATTTCGGGACAAGCGGGCATCAACGACCTAGCGCGGGAAATGCTTCGCCACGATGCCTGTTACTTCATTAGTAAGCCTGTCAGTGTAAACGTTCTCCGTTTAGGGGTGAGGCAGGCGATTAAATTTTACTACACCCAAAAAACCTTAGAAGATGTGTGCGCAGAAAATTTCCGCACCTTTATTGGCTGCCGAAAGCTCGCCTTCGGCAATCTAGAACAAGAAAAGAAGCGTCAGGTGGAAACCGATGTGGAAGCCTCTATGAATCGCTTCGTGCGATTGATAGAGCGGGTTAGAAAAGTGCTATCATGGTCACGCTGA
- a CDS encoding OmpL47-type beta-barrel domain-containing protein: MKLLIANLCLLTPIVAEGSDKKEQFLRDTPGTYVDSSGQFFIHASMPLNFLIQAGTQEKQAHTLGHQKDPKNKEPIFLSEHGPHKFTLRDGKRIFTFPFYVDKKAPSIDISFSKANSMTHENRKIFGKGLSISLSASDRESGLHKIYYRLNQEAVQEYEKPIAVEKQGKYRLQYFARDRVGNTSDLGVKIFEVDTTPPKSVHKFVNAVKSDKQMVLSQLSKINIGSTDEESLVSRIDFQITDQKKKPVQQGVFRTPLNLKTLKMGAYTLSYYSIDQVQNREDKVTTNFFVDTLAPLHDLVFNQDHTQKGRTDYISQRTKIALKSSDNVSGVDRVEYALDGSARQPYQNPFSPPPKNGFFSIDVLGEDKVGNQASKTFKSLFVDRGRPTVSFLIQGPVYQNGSLYYVAPQSKLVLNGEDKESGLKKIEYTINNEDYVEYKSPLRFDDDGSFTVEFKGLDFVNNMSPNRKIDLFLDDKKPKIFHRFSSSPIGDREHQGKSLDVYPTNTSLFLGASDDHSGIDSITYSLNNKAAIVLKEAMIPLTEPGLYEFKVFAKDRVANMTSETIRIFITSPDIRAH; this comes from the coding sequence ATGAAGCTTTTGATTGCGAATCTTTGCCTCCTGACTCCGATTGTTGCAGAAGGTAGTGATAAGAAAGAACAATTTTTACGAGACACGCCTGGTACCTACGTAGATTCTTCTGGGCAGTTTTTTATACATGCTTCAATGCCTTTAAATTTTCTCATCCAAGCAGGCACTCAGGAAAAGCAAGCTCACACTCTTGGCCATCAGAAAGACCCCAAGAATAAAGAACCGATTTTTTTGAGTGAACATGGTCCCCATAAGTTCACACTCCGAGATGGCAAACGGATCTTTACTTTTCCCTTTTATGTGGATAAAAAAGCGCCTTCGATAGATATATCTTTCAGTAAAGCGAACTCTATGACTCACGAAAACCGGAAAATCTTCGGCAAAGGTTTATCAATATCTCTTTCAGCCTCGGATCGTGAATCTGGCCTCCATAAGATATACTACCGACTCAATCAGGAGGCTGTTCAGGAATACGAAAAACCGATCGCAGTTGAAAAGCAAGGCAAGTATCGCCTTCAGTATTTCGCAAGAGATAGGGTCGGCAACACATCCGATTTAGGGGTAAAAATCTTCGAGGTCGACACCACACCACCGAAATCAGTTCATAAGTTCGTCAATGCAGTGAAAAGCGATAAACAGATGGTACTGTCGCAGCTTTCGAAGATCAATATCGGCTCTACTGATGAAGAGTCTCTTGTGAGTCGCATCGATTTTCAGATTACTGACCAAAAGAAAAAACCTGTGCAACAGGGGGTTTTTCGAACCCCGTTAAACTTGAAAACCCTTAAAATGGGTGCTTATACCTTAAGTTACTATTCCATTGACCAGGTTCAAAACCGGGAAGACAAGGTGACAACAAACTTCTTTGTGGACACTCTTGCTCCTTTACACGATTTAGTATTCAACCAAGATCATACCCAGAAAGGTCGTACTGACTATATTTCCCAAAGAACCAAAATCGCTCTTAAGTCATCTGACAACGTCTCTGGTGTAGACCGGGTAGAGTATGCTCTGGATGGCAGTGCTCGCCAGCCTTACCAAAATCCCTTTTCTCCACCGCCAAAGAACGGCTTTTTCTCTATTGATGTCCTAGGCGAAGACAAGGTAGGCAACCAGGCTAGTAAAACGTTTAAATCACTATTTGTGGATCGCGGGCGTCCCACTGTTTCTTTCTTGATACAAGGTCCTGTTTATCAAAATGGGAGCCTTTACTATGTTGCTCCCCAGTCAAAATTAGTACTCAACGGAGAAGATAAGGAATCCGGCCTAAAGAAAATAGAATATACCATTAATAACGAAGACTACGTAGAATACAAGTCACCCCTTAGGTTTGATGATGATGGCTCATTTACTGTGGAATTTAAGGGACTTGACTTTGTAAATAATATGAGCCCCAATCGTAAAATCGATCTATTTCTGGATGATAAAAAGCCCAAGATCTTCCATCGTTTTTCGTCTTCTCCGATTGGAGATCGAGAACACCAAGGCAAGAGTCTAGATGTATACCCTACAAATACGTCTCTATTTCTGGGTGCATCCGACGATCATTCAGGTATTGATAGCATAACCTACAGTCTAAACAACAAAGCCGCTATCGTCCTAAAAGAAGCTATGATCCCTTTGACTGAGCCGGGACTCTACGAATTCAAGGTCTTCGCCAAGGATCGTGTAGCAAATATGACTAGCGAAACCATTCGAATTTTCATCACGAGCCCGGACATCCGCGCTCACTAG
- a CDS encoding ATP-binding protein: MDHRLVVDLLTMIADGEIKKAKKYCRLKSLPNEISKAIDYISSSTHPKSELQAKIARHVLGQMSTSSAGQAFVNILCETLDVPIACVFVADHAYGNESAHLIPVACVGVASSQELKPIALGQAGLGQACQTQTTICIKTPGQVFAIDTGFSKIYPEFLLAVPMIVDGRLVGGLQLVSLKPFSKAEIDMIENSAIILSHGIRNISSRLREERLIEQLHVSHTQLERQKQALDAAAIVAETDVGGRITYVNDRFLEISGYSRDELLGEDHRIINSGYHPRTFFRKLWQTLAQGKIWKGEICNRSKSGDEYWVDTTIFPFRDEHDKVQRFVAIRFDITARKVAENEVIKASRETQELVKAKAELLANVSHEIRTPLHGILGYTQLLLEANTLDELQSKRIRIVHNCSEQLRSLIDDFLDLSKIQEGQMDVNVCSFDLKNCLDETIAIHQITADHKGLKIINHIGEGTIQISSDPIRVRQIVSNLIGNAIKYTEQGAIDVLLKHVSEEGNRYFDIAIKDSGRGIPEEEQEIIFQRFKQGRQQSNHTASGSGLGLFISKSLAEKLGGNITLHSIEGQGSTFTVRLHDNVSSNTSQTQPLAMPDRALLDQFSVLVVDDIEVNRDLANSLVSRLGPTVHVASSGMEALQLIKSHSYHLILLDLRMPEMDGFETAEGMQEYYKSSPSRPYIVALSANTSESDRTHAAQSGMDNFIAKPLTKRDLAIVFTDLLERVGKKLAS, translated from the coding sequence TTGGATCATAGGCTGGTCGTCGATCTTCTAACCATGATCGCCGATGGTGAAATCAAGAAAGCAAAGAAATATTGCAGGCTTAAGTCTCTACCTAACGAGATCTCGAAGGCCATAGACTATATTTCCTCATCGACTCACCCAAAGTCAGAGCTACAAGCTAAGATTGCTCGCCATGTTCTGGGTCAGATGTCTACCTCTTCTGCGGGTCAGGCCTTTGTTAACATCCTATGTGAAACTCTCGATGTCCCCATCGCCTGTGTTTTTGTAGCAGATCACGCATACGGTAACGAAAGTGCGCATCTTATCCCTGTGGCTTGCGTTGGTGTAGCATCCAGCCAAGAGCTAAAGCCCATAGCCTTAGGCCAGGCGGGGCTAGGGCAAGCTTGCCAGACTCAGACGACGATCTGCATAAAAACTCCAGGTCAGGTGTTTGCTATCGATACAGGTTTCTCAAAAATTTACCCGGAGTTTCTGCTTGCGGTCCCTATGATTGTTGATGGTCGCCTGGTGGGAGGCTTGCAGCTCGTATCACTGAAGCCATTCTCTAAAGCTGAGATCGATATGATTGAAAACTCAGCGATTATCCTCTCTCACGGTATCAGAAATATCTCCAGTCGTCTCAGGGAAGAACGATTGATTGAGCAACTTCATGTGTCTCATACTCAGCTGGAGCGCCAGAAACAAGCACTGGATGCTGCGGCGATCGTTGCAGAGACTGATGTTGGTGGACGCATCACTTATGTAAACGATAGGTTTCTAGAAATCTCTGGTTACAGTCGAGATGAGCTGTTGGGGGAAGACCATCGGATCATCAATTCCGGCTACCATCCCCGCACTTTCTTTAGAAAACTGTGGCAAACCTTAGCCCAGGGTAAGATTTGGAAGGGTGAGATTTGCAATCGTAGTAAGAGCGGAGACGAATATTGGGTCGATACCACAATCTTTCCATTTCGGGATGAGCACGACAAGGTGCAACGCTTTGTAGCTATTCGATTTGATATTACAGCTCGGAAGGTTGCAGAAAATGAGGTGATTAAAGCTTCAAGAGAAACTCAAGAGCTTGTAAAGGCAAAAGCAGAACTACTGGCTAATGTAAGTCATGAAATTAGAACACCACTCCATGGCATCTTGGGTTATACCCAACTTCTACTGGAAGCAAATACCCTAGACGAACTGCAATCCAAGCGAATTCGAATCGTTCACAATTGTAGTGAGCAACTCAGAAGCCTTATTGACGATTTCCTTGACCTATCAAAAATCCAAGAAGGGCAGATGGATGTCAACGTTTGTAGCTTCGACCTTAAAAACTGCTTGGACGAGACAATCGCAATTCATCAGATAACGGCTGATCATAAAGGCCTGAAAATTATCAATCATATTGGTGAAGGTACGATTCAAATCTCAAGTGATCCCATCCGAGTGCGACAAATTGTTAGCAATCTCATAGGAAATGCGATTAAGTACACTGAGCAAGGTGCTATCGATGTATTGCTCAAGCATGTGAGTGAGGAAGGTAATAGATATTTTGACATCGCTATCAAAGATTCAGGCCGAGGCATCCCTGAGGAAGAACAAGAAATCATTTTCCAGCGTTTTAAGCAGGGACGGCAGCAAAGCAATCACACAGCTTCAGGGAGTGGACTTGGTCTTTTCATCTCTAAGTCCCTCGCTGAAAAATTAGGTGGGAACATAACTCTCCATAGTATTGAGGGTCAAGGCTCGACCTTCACAGTCAGGCTTCATGATAATGTCAGTTCTAACACAAGTCAGACTCAGCCATTAGCCATGCCTGATCGAGCCCTGTTAGATCAGTTTAGCGTGCTGGTCGTGGATGATATTGAAGTGAATCGTGATCTCGCGAACTCGCTAGTCAGCCGTTTAGGGCCTACAGTTCACGTAGCATCAAGTGGTATGGAAGCCCTGCAATTAATCAAGTCCCACAGTTACCATCTAATTCTCCTGGATCTCAGAATGCCAGAGATGGACGGTTTCGAGACTGCTGAAGGGATGCAAGAGTACTATAAATCCTCTCCTTCGCGTCCCTATATCGTAGCTCTTTCAGCTAATACTTCAGAAAGTGATCGCACCCATGCGGCACAAAGCGGTATGGACAACTTTATTGCAAAGCCCCTCACCAAGAGAGATCTTGCCATCGTTTTTACTGATCTTCTGGAAAGAGTTGGTAAGAAGCTAGCTTCTTGA
- a CDS encoding DUF2589 domain-containing protein: MSNPGKELSSIDFSSMIGGPLTAVVSAQTQAAKATVDFIKEIGFSTDENGKQSLNNVKFSYTKASQDENMRDNVELIVPLLTIVPIPYIRVEDTTIEFKAKINSVATQENSSSFGIDGSLAVKHGWGVGSVKLKVNTSYQKASKSGSKETKTYSLDVRVHAVQDEIPAGMEKVLNILEESIFDNTSGQTEESKVVDEAA; encoded by the coding sequence ATGTCAAATCCTGGTAAAGAACTGTCAAGTATCGATTTTTCATCGATGATAGGTGGGCCCTTAACTGCCGTTGTTAGCGCACAAACTCAAGCTGCGAAGGCAACGGTTGATTTTATCAAAGAAATAGGGTTCTCGACAGACGAAAATGGTAAGCAATCCTTAAACAACGTAAAGTTTTCCTACACTAAGGCGTCCCAAGATGAGAACATGCGGGACAACGTTGAGCTAATCGTTCCTTTATTGACGATCGTTCCTATTCCTTACATTAGGGTGGAAGATACAACCATCGAGTTTAAGGCAAAGATCAATAGTGTTGCCACTCAGGAAAACTCCTCAAGCTTTGGCATCGATGGCTCACTCGCTGTGAAACATGGTTGGGGCGTTGGTAGTGTCAAGTTAAAGGTAAACACAAGTTATCAAAAGGCTAGTAAATCAGGTAGTAAAGAAACCAAAACGTATTCATTAGATGTTCGCGTTCATGCTGTGCAGGATGAGATTCCAGCGGGAATGGAGAAGGTTTTGAATATTCTTGAAGAATCTATCTTTGATAATACTTCTGGTCAGACTGAAGAATCCAAGGTGGTCGATGAGGCTGCATAA